A genomic window from Triticum urartu cultivar G1812 chromosome 7, Tu2.1, whole genome shotgun sequence includes:
- the LOC125524080 gene encoding nascent polypeptide-associated complex subunit alpha, muscle-specific form-like, producing MATRLTPGSRDGSSARPRSTSGRPTTSSSARPASSDPTSCRRARASLSPSPASESDKPVPSFLRPTVSSTLRSASPSSSTSRPPSSKGRATTPKGLSPAHPAARAPSPIAPKRSPAQQPASSPRPITPKRPPAQPVNAPRPITPAMDKAKAKPSTSRWSVASPRQLMQKASHAFKVGRSRSKKSKDLAGPAAEAVASAKESSDASGEINVETARPPPVPEQQRRPPEMTAATPLDVVQGEVVVEPNAALQVLQEAASRPGEIVSNEIKTEEEVSQEEEVISEETRAEAEKANAIDEEKVIPKESVEAVKVDEPALEENPQAGNVEGTQKEAENIPENELPPPAAVVEEPSKEAATPLNVLQDEPAASPVQEEAVVETKAEERPQAEPAKHEDATKQPEASLISEEPKEQPAVTQKLAEAAEEPKMIAASKASSVPATSLEEALEEVDTVTKVGTSRSEPVTPAKQAINKEKAVIDTILSASEPTTPLKGAARKEGATSFMGKIPEEGRLSFKGSRVKTAMEKRPEEAHPKKKEVSRSNDVLEETKSKLLEKKKSKVKALVGAFEVVMDSPRASTPGPGRSAPRF from the coding sequence ATGGCCACACGGCTAACGCCGGGGTCGCGAGACGGCAGCAGCGCACGCCCAAGAAGCACGAGCGGCAGACCCACCACGTCGTCGAGCGCGCGCCCGGCCAGCTCCGATCCCACCTCCTGCCGACGCGCACGCGCCTCCCTCAGCCCCTCCCCGGCGTCTGAGTCCGACAAGCCGGTGCCGTCCTTCCTCCGCCCCACCGTCAGCTCGACCCTGCGCAGCGCCTCCCCGTCGTCCTCCACCTCCAGACCGCCCTCCTCCAAGGGCCGCGCCACCACGCCCAAGGGGCTGTCCCCGGCGCACCCAGCGGCGCGCGCTCCAAGTCCGATCGCGCCGAAGCGGTCCCCCGCGCAGCAGCCCGCGAGCTCGCCGCGGCCGATCACGCCCAAGCGGCCCCCCGCGCAGCCGGTGAACGCGCCGCGGCCGATCACCCCGGCCATGGACAAGGCCAAGGCCAAGCCGTCCACGTCGCGGTGGTCCGTGGCGTCTCCGAGGCAGCTGATGCAGAAGGCGTCCCACGCCTTCAAGGTCGGCAGGTCCCGCAGCAAGAAGAGCAAGGACCTGGCCGGCCCCGCGGCCGAGGCGGTGGCGTCCGCCAAGGAGTCGTCGGATGCTTCCGGCGAGATCAACGTCGAGACGGCGAGACCCCCTCCCGTGCCGGAGCAGCAGCGCCGCCCCCCTGAAATGACTGCCGCGACACCTCTCGACGTCGTGCAAGGAGAGGTGGTCGTGGAGCCCAACGCTGCCCTACAGGTACTGCAGGAAGCGGCTTCGCGACCGGGAGAAATTGTCAGTAATGAAATCAAGACAGAGGAGGAGGTGAGTCAAGAGGAGGAGGTAATCTCAGAAGAGACGAGAGCAGAAGCAGAGAAGGCGAATGCCATTGACGAGGAGAAGGTGATACCGAAGGAGTCCGTTGAAGCCGTGAAGGTGGATGAGCCGGCGCTAGAAGAGAATCCGCAAGCCGGCAACGTTGAAGGCACACAAAAGGAAGCTGAGAATATTCCAGAGAATGAACTTCCGCCGCCGGCCGCCGTTGTGGAAGAACCATCGAAGGAGGCAGCAACGCCGCTGAACGTGCTGCAAGATGAACCGGCGGCCAGCCCGGTTCAAGAGGAAGCCGTCGTGGAGACCAAGGCCGAGGAGAGGCCACAAGCAGAGCCGGCGAAGCACGAAGATGCCACGAAGCAACCCGAAGCAAGTCTGATCTCTGAAGAACCGAAAGAACAACCCGCCGTCACGCAGAAGCTGGCGGAAGCCGCCGAGGAACCCAAGATGATCGCTGCGTCCAAGGCATCATCGGTGCCGGCGACGTcgctggaagaagctctggaggAAGTGGACACGGTGACCAAGGTGGGCACTTCCCGGTCAGAGCCCGTGACACCGGCGAAGCAAGCCATCAACAAGGAGAAGGCGGTGATCGACACGATCCTGAGCGCTTCGGAGCCAACGACGCCGTTGAAAGGAGCCGCCAGGAAGGAAGGGGCGACGTCGTTCATGGGGAAGATTCCGGAGGAGGGTCGGCTGAGTTTCAAGGGGAGCAGGGTGAAGACGGCGATGGAGAAGCGGCCGGAGGAGGCGCATCCCAAGAAGAAGGAGGTGTCGCGGAGCAACGACGTGCTGGAGGAGACCAAGAGCAAGCTGctggagaagaagaagagcaaggtgAAGGCGCTGGTGGGGGCGTTCGAGGTCGTCATGGACAGCCCCCGCGCGTCCACGCCGGGCCCGGGCAGATCGGCCCCGAGGTTCTGA
- the LOC125523589 gene encoding 3-oxoacyl-[acyl-carrier-protein] reductase FabG-like encodes MVSSAGGAPWSRLEGQVVLLTGASSGLGRDFCLDLARAGCRVVAVARRADRLRSLCDEINASRAADASQPLAVAIELDVAAGGSTVEAAVQRAWDAFGRIDVLINNAGLRGGIHSSLDWPEDDWDKLHKTNLTGSWLVAKHVCRHMRDAKIKGSVINISSVAGLHRGDVHGSTGYASSKAAVHAVTKVMALELGPYGIRVNSIAPGIFQSEITAALLQKRWWNTVTSKIVPLKTYGTTDPALTSLVRFLIHETSLYLTGNIFIVDAGLTLPGVPLFSSL; translated from the exons ATGGTGTCGTCCGCTGGGGGAGCGCCGTGGAGCCGGCTGGAGGGGCAGGTTGTGCTGCTGACGGGCGCCTCCTCCGGCCTCGGCCGCGATTTCTGCCTCGACCTGGCGCGCGCCGGCTGCCGGGTCGTCGCCGTCGCGCGCCGCGCTGACCGCCTCCGCTCCCTCTGCGATGAGATCAACGCTTCCCGGGCCGCGGATGCCAGCCAGCCATTGGCGGTGGCCATCGAACTCGACGTTGCCGCCGGAGGGTCCACTGTCGAGGCGGCGGTGCAGAGGGCCTGGGACGCCTTCGGCCGCATTGACGTCTTGATTAACAACGCTGGCCTCCGAG GAGGAATACATTCGTCACTGGATTGGCCCGAGGATGACTGGGATAAACTCCACAAGACAAACCTTACCGGATCGTGGCTCGTCGCCAAGCATGTATGTAGGCACATGCGTGATGCCAAGATAAAAGGTTCAGTCATCAACATTTCGTCCGTTGCCGGTCTTCACCGTGGCGATGTGCATGGCAGCACCGGTTACGCATCTTCCAAGGCGGCCGTGCATGCTGTCACCAAG GTGATGGCCTTGGAGTTAGGACCGTATGGAATTAGAGTGAACTCAATTGCGCCTGGAATCTTCCAGTCGGAGATAACTGCTGCTCTATTGCAAAAGAGATGGTGGAACACCGTTACTTCAAAGATCGTGCCACTTAAAACATATGGCACTACTGATCCGGCACTGACATCGCTAGTTCGTTTTCTAATCCATGAAACGTCATTGTATCTAACTGGCAACATCTTCATCGTAGACGCAGGCCTAACCCTACCTGGTGTTCCATTATTCTCTTCTCTGTAA